One part of the Streptomyces sp. NBC_00286 genome encodes these proteins:
- a CDS encoding class I SAM-dependent DNA methyltransferase, translating into MSEPDFIRDTRASYDSIAAEYADRFPDDLAHKPLDKALINGFAELVRSAGVGPVADVGCGTGHVTAYLSSLDTPVFGIDLSPKMVAMARQAYPELRFHVGSMTAIDLPGDVLGGIAALYSTIHIPDDQLPDVFTEFHRVLAPGGHLLLAFQAGDEHFELTERFGHTISLGYHWRRPENVTDLIDKAGLVMHAEVIREPHENEKLPRAFLLARKPH; encoded by the coding sequence GTGAGCGAACCGGACTTCATACGTGACACCCGCGCGTCCTACGACTCGATAGCCGCCGAGTACGCAGACCGCTTTCCCGACGACCTGGCGCATAAGCCGCTGGACAAGGCGCTGATCAACGGGTTCGCCGAGCTCGTGCGGAGCGCCGGGGTCGGACCCGTGGCCGATGTCGGATGCGGTACGGGGCATGTGACGGCGTACCTCAGCAGCCTGGACACGCCCGTGTTCGGGATCGACCTCTCGCCGAAGATGGTGGCGATGGCGCGGCAGGCGTACCCGGAACTCCGTTTCCACGTCGGCTCGATGACGGCCATCGACCTCCCGGGCGACGTGCTCGGCGGAATCGCGGCCCTGTACTCCACGATCCACATCCCGGACGACCAACTTCCGGACGTCTTCACGGAGTTCCACCGCGTACTGGCCCCCGGCGGCCATCTGCTGCTGGCCTTCCAGGCGGGCGACGAGCACTTCGAGCTGACCGAACGATTCGGCCACACCATCTCGCTGGGCTATCACTGGCGGCGCCCCGAGAACGTGACCGATCTCATCGACAAGGCCGGACTCGTCATGCACGCCGAGGTCATCCGCGAGCCCCACGAGAACGAGAAACTCCCGCGCGCTTTCCTGCTGGCGCGCAAGCCCCACTGA